The following proteins are encoded in a genomic region of Candidatus Hydrogenedentota bacterium:
- a CDS encoding type II and III secretion system protein: AAPPAAAPTPAPPPPPTLTDIRQVQIQIWISQTDEAGLREIGSNLNYTRFVRGEEQSGSLERVRTETFSPSSRDLRATLPAPDSNTYPDNVRLTPESDTAWTPGNTIIPDPTRPGEFLINAQRGAGLTYSILDTGRGTIDGILRGIETTSDSDLISKPELIVANNGMAEIRSGDEIPFQTVQYTTAVPTLKITWRSLGVNIQIQASIRAPDLIGITIPNLDVSDRLKETPIQGLQVPVFSARRQIGSVIVPNAQTLVIGGLSSRVIRRTERRVPFIGGLPVIGLPFRSRSNDAVNSQLLIFISPTIIDLRTMKPEMESALNFWQGKEWENSEQLQQEVQLMNEDL, translated from the coding sequence CTGCTGCCCCTCCAGCGGCCGCGCCAACCCCCGCGCCGCCCCCGCCACCCACGTTGACGGACATTCGGCAGGTGCAAATCCAGATTTGGATCAGCCAGACGGACGAGGCTGGGCTGCGTGAAATTGGCTCGAACTTGAACTACACGCGGTTTGTTCGCGGCGAAGAACAAAGCGGATCGCTGGAACGTGTTAGAACGGAGACGTTCAGTCCGTCTTCTCGCGACCTGCGCGCGACGCTTCCCGCGCCAGACAGCAACACCTATCCCGATAATGTCAGGCTTACACCTGAGTCGGATACCGCGTGGACCCCCGGGAACACAATCATCCCCGACCCAACCCGCCCCGGCGAATTCCTTATCAATGCGCAGCGCGGCGCCGGGCTGACATACTCGATCCTCGACACGGGCCGCGGTACCATTGATGGAATCTTGCGGGGAATCGAGACGACTTCGGACTCCGATCTGATATCGAAACCGGAACTGATTGTGGCCAATAACGGCATGGCGGAAATCCGCTCCGGCGACGAAATCCCGTTTCAGACGGTCCAGTACACGACGGCGGTCCCAACACTCAAGATTACGTGGCGCAGCCTCGGCGTCAACATCCAAATACAGGCTTCGATACGCGCGCCGGACTTGATTGGAATCACGATTCCCAATCTCGACGTGAGCGATCGCTTGAAGGAAACGCCTATCCAAGGCTTGCAGGTGCCGGTTTTCTCGGCGCGGCGCCAGATCGGTTCGGTAATCGTTCCAAACGCGCAGACGCTGGTTATCGGCGGATTATCGAGCCGCGTCATCCGCAGGACGGAGCGGCGGGTCCCGTTTATCGGGGGTCTGCCCGTGATCGGTTTGCCGTTCCGCTCCCGATCGAACGACGCCGTTAACAGTCAGTTGCTCATCTTCATTTCGCCTACCATCATCGATCTTCGTACAATGAAACCGGAGATGGAAAGCGCACTCAACTTCTGGCAAGGGAAAGAATGGGAGAACAGCGAGCAACTGCAGCAGGAAGTGCAACTAATGAACGAGGACTTGTAG
- the lnt gene encoding apolipoprotein N-acyltransferase: MREFLRQYLVPALCGAALALAFPTYHIYPLAWVALAPLVRRTHSMTPRAAGMQFFVAGFVFHLVLLQWLMSNVYWAGGWAWWGYVALSFILAMFWFVTGAAWRFMASKLTWVPRELLLPIVWGAMEFVMSFAFTGFGWSAIAYSQASDLWLAQWAAIGGVPLVSAFVVTFNALLAEAWAEKRARILRAGTAVVMLFITHGIGAMMMGTPNYESQPLKAAIVQADFPLEMKWDPEYAVDMVRNAADKSRVLTNGENIDLIVWPEALIMEDIETPGIIDEVSTLARDSGAYLFAGAHRTNPETDGSMNAAYLVDPDGVVADYYDKIHLAPFGEYVPLREFVPFIGKVVPAIGDIEHGTTLKTFETKGRELGPLICFEVLFPWMSEALRNEGADYLVVVTNLGWFGRSNAIAQELEVARMRAIETRLPLVHCANTGISGVFDPWGRFSVVNVYFRDATHWFDAEIASNSDVIMSRFGGVFPVAAPVDRPMGSGPSVVPNVFLALALTLTALSCALAWIHKRRHRQD, from the coding sequence GTGCGCGAATTTCTCCGGCAGTATCTCGTACCCGCATTGTGCGGCGCCGCGCTTGCACTCGCTTTTCCGACCTACCACATCTATCCTCTCGCGTGGGTAGCGCTGGCGCCGCTCGTCAGGCGAACACACTCGATGACGCCGCGCGCTGCCGGCATGCAGTTCTTCGTCGCGGGATTCGTCTTCCACCTCGTCTTGCTTCAATGGCTGATGAGCAATGTCTACTGGGCGGGTGGCTGGGCATGGTGGGGTTACGTCGCGCTCTCGTTTATTCTCGCCATGTTCTGGTTCGTAACGGGCGCGGCGTGGCGATTTATGGCTTCGAAACTAACTTGGGTCCCGCGCGAACTGTTACTCCCGATCGTGTGGGGCGCAATGGAATTCGTGATGTCGTTCGCGTTCACCGGGTTCGGTTGGAGCGCTATCGCGTACTCGCAGGCAAGTGACTTGTGGTTGGCGCAATGGGCGGCGATCGGCGGGGTCCCGCTCGTGAGCGCATTTGTCGTTACGTTTAACGCGCTACTCGCCGAGGCGTGGGCCGAGAAGCGGGCGCGCATCCTCCGTGCCGGCACTGCAGTCGTGATGCTTTTCATCACACACGGCATCGGCGCGATGATGATGGGCACACCGAACTACGAAAGCCAGCCGCTCAAAGCGGCCATCGTGCAGGCTGACTTCCCGCTCGAAATGAAATGGGACCCCGAGTACGCCGTTGACATGGTCCGCAACGCCGCCGACAAATCGCGCGTACTGACGAACGGCGAAAATATCGACCTCATCGTGTGGCCCGAAGCGTTGATCATGGAGGACATCGAAACGCCGGGAATCATCGACGAAGTGTCAACGCTCGCGCGTGACTCCGGCGCGTATCTGTTCGCCGGCGCGCACCGCACGAACCCGGAAACGGACGGCAGCATGAACGCAGCATACCTCGTCGATCCCGATGGCGTGGTCGCGGATTATTACGACAAAATTCATCTTGCGCCGTTTGGAGAATATGTCCCGTTGAGAGAGTTCGTGCCCTTCATCGGCAAGGTCGTGCCGGCGATTGGCGATATCGAGCACGGTACGACGTTGAAGACCTTTGAGACCAAAGGGCGCGAGCTGGGCCCGTTGATTTGCTTTGAGGTCTTGTTCCCTTGGATGTCGGAAGCGCTGCGCAACGAGGGCGCAGACTATCTGGTAGTTGTCACAAACCTGGGATGGTTTGGGAGAAGCAATGCAATAGCGCAGGAACTCGAGGTGGCGCGCATGCGCGCAATCGAGACACGCCTGCCGCTAGTCCATTGCGCGAACACCGGCATCTCAGGCGTTTTCGATCCGTGGGGACGGTTCTCCGTCGTCAACGTGTACTTCCGCGATGCGACCCATTGGTTTGACGCGGAGATTGCGAGCAACAGTGACGTAATCATGTCACGGTTCGGCGGTGTATTCCCCGTGGCCGCGCCTGTCGATAGGCCCATGGGCAGCGGACCGAGCGTAGTCCCAAACGTCTTTCTGGCACTTGCGCTTACGCTCACTGCGCTGTCATGTGCACTTGCATGGATTCACAAACGCCGCCATCGACAAGACTGA